The genomic segment CAGGTATCGTTCACGCGGCACCTACTTATGGTGCTGATGACTTTAGAGTAGCCAAAGAACATGGTGTACCGGGGATTTTGGTGAAAGACGAAAATGGTAAAGATGTCCCAACCGTAGACCGTACCGGCCGTTTTGTGAAGGAAATTACCGACTTTGCAGGACGCTTTGTCAAAGAAGAATATTACAGTGCAGAAGAGCGCGCAAAGGAGGATTTTAAACCCACCGATGTCCTTATTTCGATCAAGCTGAAGGAAGACAACAAGGCTTTTGATGTGAAGAAATATGAACACACATACCCACATTGCTGGCGTACCGACAAGCCTGTACTTTATTATCCGTTAGATAGCTGGTTTATCCGTACGACCGCCGTAAAAGAAGATCTGGTGGCATTAAATAAAACGATCAACTGGAAGCCTGAAGCTACAGGGACCGGCCGTTTTGGCAATTGGCTGGAAAACCTGGTGGACTGGAACCTCTCCCGCTCGCGTTATTGGGGGACTCCGTTGCCGATCTGGCGTTCGGAAGACGAAAATGAAGAAATCTGTGTCGGTTCACTGCCCGAGCTTAGATCGCTATTAGAAGCTTCCCTGACTTCGGATGTGTTATCGGAGGAAGAGAAAGCAAAAAATAAAGCATATCTGGATAAGTTCGATACCGAACATCTGGATCTGCACCGCCCTTATGTTGACGATATTATTCTGGTTTCGGATGCTGGCCAAAAATTATTCCGCGAACCGGATCTAATTGACGTTTGGTTTGATTCAGGCGCAATGCCGTATGCGCAATGGGGTCTGGATCACGAGAAACTGGCCAAAGGCGAGGAGTTTCCTTTTAAAGCAGGATTTGACCACGCTTATCCAGCAGATTTTATCGCTGAGGGAGTTGACCAGACACGTGGTTGGTTTTTTACCCTCCACGCGATATCGACCATGATGTACAAATCGGTTTCTTTCAAAAACGTTGTTTCCAATGGTCTGGTGCTCGACAAGAATGGCAACAAAATGTCCAAACGTCTGGGGAATGGCGTAGATCCATTTGCAACGATCGATCAGTATAGTGCGGATGCAACGCGCTGGTATATGATCAGCAATGCTGCACCATGGGATAATTTGAAGTTCAACATGGAAGGCCTGGACGAAGTGCGCCGTAAGTTTTTCGGTACCTTATATAATACATATGCATTTTTCGCACTCTATGCCAACATCGATAAATTCGCTTACACCGAACCAGATATTGCCTTAGAGAATCGTCCCGAGATCGACCGCTGGATTATCTCCTTATTAAATTCACTAACCAAAGAGGTGGATGAATACCTCGCGGACTACGAGCCTACCAAAGCTGCCAGGGCGATCCAGAATTTTGTTGACGAACATCTAAGCAACTGGTATGTTCGTCTCTGCCGCCGTCGTTTCTGGAAAGGCGAATATAGCGAAGATAAAATCTCTGCATACCAGACGCTTTATACCTGTCTTGATACCATCGCGAAGTTGATGTCACCGATATCACCATTCTTTTCTGACAGGCTATTTTTGGATCTAAATGCAGCGACAGGCAAAGAGCAGGTCGAATCTGTTCACCTATCCAACTTCCCAGTATACAACGAAGCTTTAGTAGACAAGGATCTCGAAGAACGCATGGCGCTGGCCCAGGACATTTCGTCCCTGACATTGTCTTTACGGAAGAAAACATCAATCAATGTACGTCAGCCGTTAAACAAAATTCTTGTTCCGGTCCTCGACAGTGCCTTTCAGGAGAAAGTTGAAAAAGTAAAAGATTTGATACTTTCTGAAACAAATATTAAAGATATCGAGTTTATTTCCGACACCACAGGTATCATTAAGAAAAAAATAAAACCGAATTTTAAAGCTCTTGGCGCGAAAGTTGGTAAGGATATGAAGTTAGTCTCTTCATCTATCCAATCGTTGACGGCAGATCAAATAAGCACATTGGAATCAACTGGCGAGTTAGCTTTAGCGGACACGCCGTATACGATCTTATTGAGCGATGTAGAAATCATAGCAGAAGATGTGGAAGGATGGCAGGTAGCAAACTTGGGTAAGTTGACCGTAGCATTAGATATTCATATCACCGAAGAATTGAAGAAAGAAGGTTTATCGCGTGAGCTGATCAACCGCCTGCAAAATCTGAGGAAAGAAAAAGGGTTTGAAGTCACAGATAGAATTCATGTAAAGTTAACAATGGTGCCCGAAGTGACAGATGCAGCCAACGAAAATTTATCGTATATTTGCACCGAAATTCTAGCCGATACATTGGTATTTGAAGATTCACTAACTGAAGGAGAGACCATCGAAATCGATGGCAAAGAACTTAAGGCATTAATCCAAAAAAATTAAATTATGGCAAACAACAACGAGAAAACACGCTATAGCGATTCAGAATTACAAGAATTTAAAGAGATTATCTTGGACAAGCTTAGAATAGCAAAAGAAGAGCTTTCCTCGTTGACCGCAACGCTCAACAACAGCAATGCGAATGGCACAGACGATACCGCAGGTACTTACAAAACGTTGGAAGACGGGTCCGCAACCTTGGAAAAAGAACAGACCAATCAGCTGGCTGCACGTCAGAAGAAGTTTATTGACAACCTTGAGGCGGCATTGGTACGCATCGAGAACAAGACTTATGGTATCTGCAGAGAAACAGGAAAACTGATTCAAAAAGAGCGTTTAAAAGCTGTTCCACACACAACGTTGAGCATCGAAGCGAAAAACAAACAATATTAATTTGATAAAAATCATATGGTCTTTGCTTAGGCAAAGACCATTTTTATAACACAATGAAGGGTTATACGAAACCAGTCGCACTGATTGTCGCGATTCTTTTAATCGACCAGCTGTCAAAAATATGGGTCAAACTCTCAATGACAATTGGGCAGAGCCATCATATTCTGGGCAAATTCTTCCAGATCCATTTCATTGAGAACAATGGGATGGCCTATGGAATGGAATTTGGAGGTGACTATGGAAAACTTTTTCTAACCGTATTCCGGATATTAGCCGTAGCCGGTATCGGATATGGACTGCACTATATGATCAAGAATAAGTATAACCGCGGCTTTATCTTAAATGTCGCGCTCATTCTTGCTGGCGCTTTGGGCAACATTATCGATTCGGCTTTCTATGGGGTCATTTTTAGTGAAAGTACCTGGTACGATAAAGCCACCTTGTTCCCAGCCGGAGGTGGTTATTCCTCCTTTCTTCATGGAAAGGTTGTGGATATGCTTTACTTTCCACTAATTGAAGGTACCTTCCCGACATGGGTTCCTTTCTGGGGCGGCGAAGAGTTTCTGTTCTTTAGGCCAGTGTTTAACGTGGCAGATTCCGCTATATCGGTAGGCGTAGTGCTGATCCTTTTGTTCCAAAAGCGGTATTTCAAAACAGAAAAAGAAGAGAAACCAAGTATTCATAGTGAAATCGTCGAAGATTAACGATTACGATCTTATAAAAGCCTTGTTAATCTCAAGGCTTTTCTTTTTTCTTACGTAATGTAGTACACAGGCTCGGTCGCAGGCGTACAAGTGCAAGTCTATCTACTAAATATCAAATCAAAAAAATGAAAAACATAAGTATGTTCCTAAGCATCTGCTGCTTTATCCTATTCAAGTCGGTGCATGCACAGCAGATTGAAATCCCGAATTTAAAAAAGCATATTTATTACCTGGCCGATGATAAGATGAAAGGCAGGGGTACAGGTAGCAAAGAGGTATTTAAAGCAGCAGATTATATTGAAAAGGAATTTAAGAAATATAAATTGCAGCCAAGAGGAGAAAAAGGTTACCGCCAGTCTTTCAAAGCGAAGGTTTGGAAGGTGAAAGTCGCGGACAGCATCCGCAATGCCGATAATATTATTGGCTATCTTGACAATGGAGCCGAGCTGACAATTGTTGTAGGTGCGCATTATGACCATTTGGGCATGGGTGGTCAAGGCAGTTCGAAAGATTCTCTAGGTGTAGGAAAAATACATAACGGCGCTGATGATAACGCTTCAGGTACAGCAGGTTTGCTAGAACTAGCCCGTTATTTTAGCAGCAATAATGTAAAGGAACCTTATAATCTATTGTTTATCGCATTCGGGGCTGAAGAACTGGGTTTGGTCGGGTCTAAATACTTTACCGAACACCCTACCCTTCCGCTGGAAAAAATCACAGCAATGCTCAATATGGATATGATCGGGCGGTACAATCCCGCCAATGGCCTTGCTGTCATCGGCTATGGCACGAGCAGCCAATGGCCGACCATATTCAATGATATTCAGGCGCCGATTAAATTCAATCTAAGCAAAGATGGTAATGGTGGTTCGGACCAAACTTCTTTTTAC from the Sphingobacterium thalpophilum genome contains:
- a CDS encoding TraR/DksA family transcriptional regulator, with the translated sequence MANNNEKTRYSDSELQEFKEIILDKLRIAKEELSSLTATLNNSNANGTDDTAGTYKTLEDGSATLEKEQTNQLAARQKKFIDNLEAALVRIENKTYGICRETGKLIQKERLKAVPHTTLSIEAKNKQY
- a CDS encoding M20/M25/M40 family metallo-hydrolase yields the protein MKNISMFLSICCFILFKSVHAQQIEIPNLKKHIYYLADDKMKGRGTGSKEVFKAADYIEKEFKKYKLQPRGEKGYRQSFKAKVWKVKVADSIRNADNIIGYLDNGAELTIVVGAHYDHLGMGGQGSSKDSLGVGKIHNGADDNASGTAGLLELARYFSSNNVKEPYNLLFIAFGAEELGLVGSKYFTEHPTLPLEKITAMLNMDMIGRYNPANGLAVIGYGTSSQWPTIFNDIQAPIKFNLSKDGNGGSDQTSFYKKNIPVLFFHTGGHPDYHMPTDDAEKIDYEALKAILDLEKDVINNIMKQSAKMDFIWTN
- the ileS gene encoding isoleucine--tRNA ligase, whose product is MYKEYKQLNLPEIGKEILTRWEQEKIFEKSIHNRPESKSYTFYEGPPSANGMPGIHHVMARTIKDIFCRYKTLKGYQVKRKGGWDTHGLPIELAVEKALGITKEDIGKKITVEEYNSACRKEVMKYTDVWNDLTTKMGYWVDLEHPYITYKNEYIETLWYLLKELYKKGLLYKGYTIQPYSPAAGTGLSSHELNQPGTYKDVKDTTIVAEFRLIKSQLHPAIGKLVDDEDEDVAFIAWTTTPWTLPSNTALVVGKKINYVKVRTFNKYTGAPVSVILAKDLISKHFKAEGENASFQDYKLGDKIIPWEVAAEFVGEELVGLRYEQLLPYITNEDLQKNAFRVIPGDFVTTEDGTGIVHAAPTYGADDFRVAKEHGVPGILVKDENGKDVPTVDRTGRFVKEITDFAGRFVKEEYYSAEERAKEDFKPTDVLISIKLKEDNKAFDVKKYEHTYPHCWRTDKPVLYYPLDSWFIRTTAVKEDLVALNKTINWKPEATGTGRFGNWLENLVDWNLSRSRYWGTPLPIWRSEDENEEICVGSLPELRSLLEASLTSDVLSEEEKAKNKAYLDKFDTEHLDLHRPYVDDIILVSDAGQKLFREPDLIDVWFDSGAMPYAQWGLDHEKLAKGEEFPFKAGFDHAYPADFIAEGVDQTRGWFFTLHAISTMMYKSVSFKNVVSNGLVLDKNGNKMSKRLGNGVDPFATIDQYSADATRWYMISNAAPWDNLKFNMEGLDEVRRKFFGTLYNTYAFFALYANIDKFAYTEPDIALENRPEIDRWIISLLNSLTKEVDEYLADYEPTKAARAIQNFVDEHLSNWYVRLCRRRFWKGEYSEDKISAYQTLYTCLDTIAKLMSPISPFFSDRLFLDLNAATGKEQVESVHLSNFPVYNEALVDKDLEERMALAQDISSLTLSLRKKTSINVRQPLNKILVPVLDSAFQEKVEKVKDLILSETNIKDIEFISDTTGIIKKKIKPNFKALGAKVGKDMKLVSSSIQSLTADQISTLESTGELALADTPYTILLSDVEIIAEDVEGWQVANLGKLTVALDIHITEELKKEGLSRELINRLQNLRKEKGFEVTDRIHVKLTMVPEVTDAANENLSYICTEILADTLVFEDSLTEGETIEIDGKELKALIQKN
- a CDS encoding lipoprotein signal peptidase; this encodes MKGYTKPVALIVAILLIDQLSKIWVKLSMTIGQSHHILGKFFQIHFIENNGMAYGMEFGGDYGKLFLTVFRILAVAGIGYGLHYMIKNKYNRGFILNVALILAGALGNIIDSAFYGVIFSESTWYDKATLFPAGGGYSSFLHGKVVDMLYFPLIEGTFPTWVPFWGGEEFLFFRPVFNVADSAISVGVVLILLFQKRYFKTEKEEKPSIHSEIVED